Genomic window (Kosakonia sp. BYX6):
TCAGCCCTTTACTGTTATCAATATTGCCCGTGCTGTTTAAATCGATATCAGCAATAGACTCAATAATACCGCTAACGGTGTCGATCTCAGAAGATTGCACGCCAACATAGCTGCCATGGATTTGACCATTACGATTATTCAGCTTGCCCATTTGCAATGCGACGATGCCGGCTTCAATACCAGCAGTCTTGCCTTTACCAGTATTCGTCAGCGTATTGTTGTTAGTATTCAATGCAAGCAAACCGCCAGAGGAAACTTTGCCATTTGTATTATTAAATGCGCCACTGTCGACATAAATATCAGACTCTGCCGAGATATTACCTGCATTGGTGTTGGTGAGCGTATTTTTGGTCGTATTGATGTAGATTTTGCCTTTACCTGCGATGCTCCCGGTAATGTTTTCCATTACACCGTTCGTTTGGATTCGGGTATCGCCAACTGCTTTGACTTGGCCGTTGTTGTTAATGAACTTACCATGGCTATCGATAAAGATACCTTTAGCGCCACCAGCGATAACACCAGCATTTCGCACACCAATGCCACTTTCAGTACTCAACAGGCTAATGCGGTTAGCGTACATTCCACCCAGTTGGGAAACATCAATGCCGTACGTATTTCTTAGCCCTTGCGCAGGCGCTGAGCCTAATACTTTAGCATCGGTGTCAATGTAGTTATTACCCGCGACAACAGCGAGTTCGTCTGTGTTAATTTGGCCATTAATTACTACAGAACGAGCGAGGATTTCTGTTGGTGAGGCGCTTTGCAGCCCACCAACTGTCACAATTCCGCCACCCACGGAATATCCTTTGAGCTCGCCATTCTGCATATCCGGCTTAGCGGTAGTAATCGTTGCCTTCTCTGTATTGATGAAGCCACTCCCTTGCGTTGATATGCCATTCGGGTTTGCGATAATCAGATGTGCTTTATCACCAGCAACTTCCATCATGCCGTTGAGGGTACTTTTTTTATTGGAAGTGACTTCGTTCAGAATAACTTTTGCTGTACCCGCTGTAAGGTTACTGTTACCTGCAATGTCTCCGCCAAGGATAGTCTTGGCTCCCGAAGTACTGTTGTTGAAAATCACGCCGTTTTTATCGACATTAAAATCGTCGTAGATATTATGGGAAATACCATTACCATTAGGCGTGGTGATATTAATGACTGGAACACCATTTGCGTTCAGGGTTGTTCCATTTTTGATATTCAGGTTAGCGGCTTGTGCCATGAAGGGCAGAGACAGCAAAATTGAAGCGGCCACTGGATTAAACTTCATTAGCGCACGCGCATTTTTTTTACTCTTCATTATTACCTACCAATTACGGTTATGTTTTAAGTTCTGGCAAGGAGGTTCGCTCATATGACAGCAAAGTTGTTGTTATGCACGAGCCATAACATGCCGGCCATGTTAATGGTTTTCAGGCCATTAATTCTCATCATTTATTTAGATGTATTGTCAATATATGCACTATAACTATATATATTACCGATAATTTCAACCACTAATGTTGCTGGCTTATAACGCATAAGCGTTTGTTCTTATAACTACAGACTCCGAAAGCGAATAAATTGGTATTGGCATTATGTAATAACACGAGCATTCTTCAAAAAAATCGGAAGGTTATAGGATTAAAAAAACACAAATAACCATTCATTTTCAATAATGCAGGTGTCGCTAAGAATTTTTCAATTATTACTAGCAAACCAACAAAAACAAGTGAATTTTTCTTAAAAAACAAATTCAACGCCATTATCACGCTTTAAGATACACGAATTTATTCCTTTAGATTCAGTAGGATACGTATTTAAATTCATGAAATAGATCTTAATTAACACGTTCTGTCTCTTTTTAAATATTGTCAAACGCAACCGATGAACTATATGCAATCTATGCTGAAACATTTTTTCCTAATAACTATGCGTCTGTCGTGATGTTACAAACTTACTGTATTGCATTACTCCCCTGAAAAGATTCTTGAAAAAGAGAGAACCGCTGAATACTAAGGCTACAATAATTGCTTCACTCTCTATTTGCATCCTTCATGATCGCTAAATACCCTCTACGCAATCCCCCCAAAGGCCATACTCAGAACATAACAAAATATAAAATACTCGCTATCATCTACTCGCCGAAAATCTTAAATGATAATAATAAGTCGCTTTGCCACATACGTTTAAAGTTAAATTAATGTGATAAAATCGTCTCACAACCGCAGGATACAGCCTAACTGCAAATGCTGAAGTTTTTACATTTATTATTTAATCAGAGAATAATATTTTTTTACTAACCGATAATATTTACCATGACTACTATTCTGTGGCGAAACAAAGCATGTAGGTTATAGCAGCGATGAGCCGAGCAATGACCAGGTTTATTATCAGCTATGTGATAAGCATGAATTTTCATGAATGCTTTATCGATTCTTGTTCCGCTTGTAGCTATCTCTCGTTTGAAGCTGAGTTTATGTGAAAAATAAACCCAGTGAATAAAGTACCCTTGCAAGCGCAAGGATTTATCAGGATAAATAGTTTTCTAAAATAGGTACTATTAATGAAGCGTAATTTATTAATACTTGCATTAATCACTTCTTTTGGCATGGGTGTCACTCAGGCTGCAGATATCACCGCCAGTGCGGTAGCAACCTGGGCTGCTACCGCTAAAAAAGATACCACCAGTAAATTAATCGTTACTCCGCTAGGTAGCCTGTCTTTCCAGTATGCTGAAGGTGTTCGAGGCTTTAACACACAAAAAGGCTTATTTGATGTCGCAATCGAGGGGGAAACTTCCGCAACATCATTCAAGCTGACATCTCGCCTGGTGAGCAGCACCTTAACTCAACTGGATGGTTCTGGCTCAACTTTGGAAGTTGGCGTCAATTACATGGGTGAAGCGGTTGGTAAGGCATCTGATTTAGTCATGATTGACACTGCAAATGGGAAAAATGTCGGGTTGGGCGCACTGGCAAATAATTATGCACAGAGCGGACGTGTTACTGCTCAAGACGCATTCACCTTCTCCGTTGTAAACGCAACGACTGATGGTTCGACTCCGGCAAAAGATTTGAGTGTTCTGCCGGAAGGTATCTGGAGCGGTGATGTCAGCGTTCAATTTGACGCAACCTGGACCAGCTAAATCACATACCTAAATGAACAGGAGCGAGGGACTGCTCCTGTATTTATTATTGGCGATAACACAATGAAAAAACTTATCCTGGCGTTTAACTTTTTATTATGTAGTGCTATGCCGACATGGGCATTAGATGTCGGGGATATCTCTTCGTTCATATATAGCGACAGCACCATACTCAGCAAAGAAATTAGAAACGCGACGGCCACTGGACGTCTAGTGAATATACGTATCGAAAAAATTACGAATCCACTAGAGGGTGGAAAAATCATTCCTATGCAAAGGAAAGATGAGTTACTACTTAGCCCCGAAAGCGTATTGCTCCCTGCTGAAAGTAATGAAGTTATTCGTTTTTATTACAAGGGACCGGATGATCATATTGAAAGATACTACCGCATTATTTGGTCTGATCAGGCATTGAGTGAAGTACAGAAAAACAGTGCCACACGGCACGCTCTGGCTACAGCATCTGCGGTTATCAGTACCATTCTGGTCGTTGCTCCACGTAAAGTTAAATATGACTATAAATATACCAACGGCACGCTGGAAAATACAGGTAATGCAACACTAAGAATAATCGCTTATGGGCCATGCTTAAGACTCGCTGACGGAAAATCATGCAAAGAGAACTATTATCTCATGCCGGGAAAATCACGCACTTTCTCACAAGTCGACGTTGAAAATAAAAATGGCCGGGTCTCTTTCTGGCAAGCAAATCATTTTGTTTCTGTTAAATAACATCTCACTGTGGAGTTCAATATTGTGCGTATCTTGGACAATAAAACCCTGCAAGCATGCATTGCTTATGGTGCAATTTTATTTACTGGAGTAAATAATGTTGCTGCGGCCAGGATAGAAACCCTACATATCGGTGGGATCATGCTCCCTGATGCCTTTAGGAATGCATTACGTGATGGTATGAATATTCCGCTTTATATTCATTTAAACGGAACAAAGGGCACGCAGGACGATCAACGTATAGGCAACGCTTCAATTTGGTTAGATAGCAATACGCTTAGAGTTCGGCTTTTACAATTACAAGATCAAGATGGCAATGCATCACTTAATGATAATACTCGTTCAAAAATAGTTGAGCTTGCTGATACTGCTTTCGACCGTGATTTTAAAATCCCACTCACGCAACATGCTTGGCTTCATTTAAATTTCCAGCAACTCGCATTGCAGCTGGTTGTTAATCCGCAAGCACTCACGACACTTCTCCGTTCGAGGGGCGAAGATATTGGCGTATCAAGCGTGAATAATCTTAGTAGCACTCTGGGTTATAACCTTGGCGTTTATAACAACAAAATGCGTGGTGGTAATAACAATACCTCCAGCTATCTCTCCCTGGATTCGGTAACGGCGTTGCGAGAACATCATGCCATATTGGACGGAACACTCTACGGCATCGGTTCAAATAATCAGCAAACAGAACTGTATAGGGCTATTTATGAGCGTGATTTTGCTGGTTATCGCTTTGCGGGAGGGATGTTAGATACCTGGAATTTGCAATCTCTTGGTCCGGTAACAGCGCTACCCTCAGGAAAAATTTATGGCTTCTCATGGGGAAATCAGGCTCAATCGACAATATTCAATAATTCCCATTCGGTCATCCCTGTTGTTGTTTTCTTGCCCTCAGCGGGAGAGATACACCTTTCACGCGATGGCAAATTACTTAGCGTACAAAACTTCGGCATGGGTAGCCATGAAGTGGATACCACTGAATTACCGTATGGCATTTATGACGTCAATGTTGATGTCGTTGTTAATGGACAAACAGTAAGCAAAACGGTCCAGCGCATAAATAAATTATTTGCGCGTGAGGGGTCAGCAGGTCTGCCATTGAGATGGCAGATTTGGGGTGGCAATATGCATATAGAGAGTTGGGATCCTGGTTATGGGAAAATCCAACGGTCTGAAGATAGCCTCCTCATGGGTATTTCGGCGTCAGGTGGGATCCAATCTGTAGGCTGGATGGCTTCAACGTATGGGTACAACTCCACTGCCGTAGGTGAATTCCATTTTTCGTGGCCAATTGCCGATTATCTCCAGATTAATACACAAAATATGTTAGCAACTGACGGTTCATGGAGCGCCATTAATAGTCTAAATGCTACTCTGCCGGGGAACTTTAGTTCTATTTGGCTAAGCCAAGAAAAAACGTCCGCTGGCAACAAACTTCGTCGCAGCGATGCCAGCAATGTTGCTGTTGGCTCATCACTCAACTTAAGACCACTGTGGTCAAAGCTGGGCACGCTAAGCGCAAGTTATAATGAAGATCGCCAACATAATTCTCATTATTACACTGCCGATTATACCCAGACGTTATACAGCGGAGGGTATGGTTCAGTTGGATTGCGCGCAGGTTTGCAGCGTTATCAGAACAGCTTTAGTTCCAATGTAAGTACTATGCAAAAGTACATTGCACTTGATTTTATGCTCCCGCTTGGAAGTCTGTTTCGTGCGGGGCTAACGCAGCAAAATGGCTATTCAATGGCTAATCTTTCTGCACAAAATCAATTTAATGATGGAGCCATTCACGCTGTGGGTGCGGACATTTCTCGTGCCATTTCGGGTGTAACAGGCAGCAACAAGAGTTTGAATGCGGGTGCATGGACGCAATACGAAACGCGCTATTCTGCTGGTACGCTAAGCATCAATAGCGGTGTTGATGGCTACGTCAGTACCAATCTGACATCCAGTGGTAGCCTCGGCTGGCAAGGAAAAGAGTTCGGTATCAGCGGGAATAGTGAAGGTAACGCAGGTGTAATTTTGCGTACTGATGTGGAAGATGATGGACAGTTAACAGCCAAGATTAACGGGCGTGTTTTTCCATTGAAAGGTAAGCGCAACTACTTGCCATTGGATCCGTACGGTCGTTATGAGATCGAGATCCTCAATAGCAAGAATTCACTCGACAGCTATAACATTTCTGGCGGCAGGAAAAACCATCTCACACTTTATCCAGGCAATGTTGTCCTGATTAGCCCAGAAATAAAACAGATGGTAACAGTATCCGGAAGGATTCGTGCTGAAAATGGCACGTTGCTTACCAATGCACGCATAAACAACCATATCGGCAGAACCCGAACAGATAGCAATGGTGAATTTGTCATGGATGTTGATAAAAAGTTTCCAACTATCGATTTTAATTACGATGAAAATAAAGTTTGTGCGGCCGAATTTGACATTAGTAAAGCTCGCGGCGCGGTATGGCTTGGTGACATTATTTGTCAGGGACTGAAGACATTCGCCAATGTGATGTCTGATGGAGTGAACAATGAAATTTAATGACTATTCTTTTCTTCTTTTCATCCTATTATCTTTCTTAACCGAACCCGTTAGCGCTGTCGTTAATAAAACAGTATATCCTGATGCTCCAACACGAGAATATGTCTTCGTCGAAAACAGTAATGATGACAACTTTTTCGTAACCCCGGGTGATGACCTGAATCCAAGAATGACAGGAACTAATCGCTGGACTGGCCTCAAATACACAGGATCAGGTTCTATCTACCAGCAAAGCCTCGGGTATATCGATAATGGCCGCAACACCCTTTTATCGAGCAATCGAAGATTTGATATGTGGCTGGAGAATGCGCCAGCATCATATCCTATTAAGGGTCTACGTTGTATCAACTGGTACAAGGGTTGCGATATGGCGACAAGTCTGATCCTACCTGCCGCAATCGATATGCATGGATTTTATGGTGTAACGGTTCCCGCAGGCGGCGCGAAATGGATGCACGGAATGATGTCGAATCATTTTTATCAGTATCTGAATAGCGCCCCTGTTGGCAGTAATTTCACAATGACAATTAATACTTGTGAGACCACGGAATACTATAGTGCTCAGCATGGCCAGCGGTGCCGTTATATGGGATCCGGGAATTGGGATGTGCGTAAAGTATCATTTACTAAAGGCGCACATCTGAAATTCCAAAATATTAATGCAATGTCTGAAGTTTTCATTAACAGTGATGGCATACCTACGCTTGGTGAGGGAAATTCAGACTGTTATCCTCTGGTGAGAGGTCAACGCTCGGGCTTGGCTTGTAAAATGGTAAGTTACAATCTAAGTGATAATGGATTGAGCAATTCGACCATTAAAGTTTTCCCGGCAATGAATCACGCTGCTCTCGAATCAGCTATAGACACCGATGATATGCAATTTAGTCTTGATGGTGCATCCTGGAAGACAGTGAATGGTAAGGCTCATTACTACACTTTCAATGACCTAAAAAGCAAAAGTAATATTTACATTTTTTTGTCGAGTAACTTTTTTAAACAAATGGTGAAGTTGGGCATTAGCGATAACAATACTCACGATTTGTTCAATTTCCGTATGTACAATATTCTCGCACCAGAATCCGGATGGTACGAATTTTCAGCATCAAGCAAATTGATCATTAAACCACGCGATTTCAGCGTAAGTATTATTTCCACAGATCATCAGCGAAACCCTACTCGAACGGGGAAAATCGGTAAGAAAAGTCCCTCGCTAGATTTCGACTACATCGTGACAGCAAATGGCAAAACTGCCGCTGATGAAGTTTTGGTAAGTGTGACTGGCCCAACGCAAACAATCCAGGGGCGCGCGTGGTGCATATTTGCATCATCAGATGGCTTGATCCAAGTGCCCTTCCCGGCATTGCTGAGCTTTAAGACACAAAATGGCGTTAATAAAACTTATGATGTTGGCTGTGATGGCCAATGGCGCGATATGACTGACGCATTTTGGATAACAACACCCTGGATAGATACAAATGGCACTAACGGCGTAATGAATAAGTCCACGGTTCGTTTCTCCATACCTATGAATGCTGAGCAATCTTTGAACACAACAAACCAGACGTCCTGGTATGGAGACGTTAGCGCATCTGGTGAAATACGTGTAAAGGCGACATGGCGCAATGTTAGATAAACTTATCAAAACAACATGTGGTTTATTGGCTCTATGGATGCCATTTCACGCAGAGGCAATTTATGTCGGCAACCAGACATTTTCCATGGATCCGGA
Coding sequences:
- a CDS encoding CS1-pili formation C-terminal domain-containing protein, translated to MRILDNKTLQACIAYGAILFTGVNNVAAARIETLHIGGIMLPDAFRNALRDGMNIPLYIHLNGTKGTQDDQRIGNASIWLDSNTLRVRLLQLQDQDGNASLNDNTRSKIVELADTAFDRDFKIPLTQHAWLHLNFQQLALQLVVNPQALTTLLRSRGEDIGVSSVNNLSSTLGYNLGVYNNKMRGGNNNTSSYLSLDSVTALREHHAILDGTLYGIGSNNQQTELYRAIYERDFAGYRFAGGMLDTWNLQSLGPVTALPSGKIYGFSWGNQAQSTIFNNSHSVIPVVVFLPSAGEIHLSRDGKLLSVQNFGMGSHEVDTTELPYGIYDVNVDVVVNGQTVSKTVQRINKLFAREGSAGLPLRWQIWGGNMHIESWDPGYGKIQRSEDSLLMGISASGGIQSVGWMASTYGYNSTAVGEFHFSWPIADYLQINTQNMLATDGSWSAINSLNATLPGNFSSIWLSQEKTSAGNKLRRSDASNVAVGSSLNLRPLWSKLGTLSASYNEDRQHNSHYYTADYTQTLYSGGYGSVGLRAGLQRYQNSFSSNVSTMQKYIALDFMLPLGSLFRAGLTQQNGYSMANLSAQNQFNDGAIHAVGADISRAISGVTGSNKSLNAGAWTQYETRYSAGTLSINSGVDGYVSTNLTSSGSLGWQGKEFGISGNSEGNAGVILRTDVEDDGQLTAKINGRVFPLKGKRNYLPLDPYGRYEIEILNSKNSLDSYNISGGRKNHLTLYPGNVVLISPEIKQMVTVSGRIRAENGTLLTNARINNHIGRTRTDSNGEFVMDVDKKFPTIDFNYDENKVCAAEFDISKARGAVWLGDIICQGLKTFANVMSDGVNNEI
- the ecpA gene encoding common pilus major fimbrillin subunit EcpA, whose translation is MKRNLLILALITSFGMGVTQAADITASAVATWAATAKKDTTSKLIVTPLGSLSFQYAEGVRGFNTQKGLFDVAIEGETSATSFKLTSRLVSSTLTQLDGSGSTLEVGVNYMGEAVGKASDLVMIDTANGKNVGLGALANNYAQSGRVTAQDAFTFSVVNATTDGSTPAKDLSVLPEGIWSGDVSVQFDATWTS
- the ecpD gene encoding fimbrial adhesin EcpD translates to MKFNDYSFLLFILLSFLTEPVSAVVNKTVYPDAPTREYVFVENSNDDNFFVTPGDDLNPRMTGTNRWTGLKYTGSGSIYQQSLGYIDNGRNTLLSSNRRFDMWLENAPASYPIKGLRCINWYKGCDMATSLILPAAIDMHGFYGVTVPAGGAKWMHGMMSNHFYQYLNSAPVGSNFTMTINTCETTEYYSAQHGQRCRYMGSGNWDVRKVSFTKGAHLKFQNINAMSEVFINSDGIPTLGEGNSDCYPLVRGQRSGLACKMVSYNLSDNGLSNSTIKVFPAMNHAALESAIDTDDMQFSLDGASWKTVNGKAHYYTFNDLKSKSNIYIFLSSNFFKQMVKLGISDNNTHDLFNFRMYNILAPESGWYEFSASSKLIIKPRDFSVSIISTDHQRNPTRTGKIGKKSPSLDFDYIVTANGKTAADEVLVSVTGPTQTIQGRAWCIFASSDGLIQVPFPALLSFKTQNGVNKTYDVGCDGQWRDMTDAFWITTPWIDTNGTNGVMNKSTVRFSIPMNAEQSLNTTNQTSWYGDVSASGEIRVKATWRNVR